In Oncorhynchus mykiss isolate Arlee chromosome 19, USDA_OmykA_1.1, whole genome shotgun sequence, the sequence TTCTGGGGAGTGGTTAAACCTGTCtcctgtagggagggagggagggacggagaagGGGGGGaacacagagaggggaaagatagagagagagagagagcttagtCAGACAACTGATGTAGCTGATAAGAACTTGTAGCTTAAACAACCAATTCCTTTCATATCATGTTGAGAGGATATGAGAAAAGGAGGCCATTTTAGAGTTTTGAAACAAGACCCTTACCTTGCTTACAACGGAGAGACGCAGGAATGTGTTGTTCAAGTCTGTGGCTCCAGCAGCCTCGGCCTCGATGGTCAGGGTTATATCCGTTCCTGACagatatgaagagagagacaagataaagaccagttacaacaacctaactgaagagagagacaagatacagaccagttacaacaacctgactgaagagagagacaagataAAAACGAGTTACAAGAACCTGACTGAAgtgagagaccagctacagaccagttacaacaacctgactgagaaAAAAAACTAGTGTATTACCAATATTATTTCCTCTTTATAGCAGTAGTTATTTCCTCAGATTCTAGCTTCTTGTACACCAGTAGTTGTTTGACAAATCAACATTACATTAGTACATTTTACTTTGTGCACACGGCATGTGGTGCATTTCATCATTTCCATTTCAAATATATGAATCGTTCTTTCTACAGAATGTTAGAAAACCCCTACTGACGCCCCAGAACACAATAAAAATATCttcatcaaaatctgtcagttcaAGCAGCAGATATCTATTTTTTGCATGGGCcacgtctcaatccaccacatcctccGATATCGCCCTTCctcatctgtggtggaaggtggtcATACTATagcggtgtttgtcagaacaTGAGACATCCCCAAAAATTGCTCTTCTTACAAAAACGTCTGTGTGGTCTGAGCGGTTTGTCTTACAAACTAACATGAACACATTGTGGAAAGGAGAGATTCTGCAGAACTGTCCTAGCAGGTCGACCAGCTTCCTGATTGAATGTGATTGAATACTTAGAACAGTTTCGCCTGCAGTTCGTCACTGACAGAGATCAGAAAAGTACTGAGAGGACAAACACACaagcacctacacacacagagacacgcacacacacacaaacatatttaaAGTCCCCCTTTAAATCTTCTGATTAAGATGCCGACAGAGGAAAGGATTGTGTGATGTTTTCTCTCCTCCTGTGGAATAGAGTAGAGCTATAGAGTTGTATAATAGTTCATGTAGGTAGATGTCATGTGGAACAGTGGAATCAGTGCAGAGAGAGTTGTGTCATTAGATATAAccagtatgtatgtatatgttatGTTGTACTGAAAGACAGGGTGGAAATATGAACTTTTTTGTCATAATACATGTGAAGGGTTTTTATTCTTCTTTCTGTTCTACTAAATCTGCCAAACTGAAACTACAGAGATATTGTTAGAACTTCTGCTTTTTCATTCTGAGTAACTCTTCACAGTCAGCATAGATAAAAAAAGACCCCTACTGTAGATGGACATTGATGGCCGGTCACACCACAGAGGGAAGTTTCCCCTAGgttcagatctaggatcagggttATCTCACccaatcctaaccataaccatttgTGGTGGAAATTCAAAACCGACctaagatcagtgtctaggggcaacttcccCCCACACCACCAGTCACAGAGTGAGAGCCATAATGTGCTCTCCATTTGAAGGCTGGGGGTGCTGTAAACTCAGTCAGgatatatgtagtgtatatgtcaaTTAACAGGATACAAATTTATTTTAGAAGATACAAAATTGTGACCCAGTGAATTCACACATACATCATATAGCATGATCtagagtcatatcatgtattatattatcaaactaaggctggtgggagtcatatcatgtattatattatcaaactaaggctggtgggagtcatatcatgtattatattatcacactaaggctggtgggagtcatatcatgtattatattatcacactaaggctggtgggagtcatatcatgtattatattatcacactaaggctggtaggagtcatatcatgtattatattatcacactaaggctggtgggagtcatatcatgtattatattatcacactaaggctggtgggagtcatatcatgtattatattatcacactaaggctggtgggagtcatatcatgtattatattatcacactaaggctggtaggagtcatatcatgtattatattatcacactaaggctggtgggagtcatatcatgtattatattatcacactaaggctggtgggagtcatatcatgtattatattatcacactaaggctggtgggagtcatatcatgtattatattatcacactaaggctggtgggagtcatatcatgtattatattatcacactaaggctggtgggagtcatatcatgtattatattatcacactaaggctggtgggagtcatatcatgtattatattatcacactaaggctggtgggagtcatatcatgtattatattaccaaactaaggctggtgggagtcatgtcatgtattatattatcacactaaggctggtgggagtcatatcatgtattatattatcacactaaggctggtgggagtcatatcatgtattatattatcacactaaggctggtgggagtcatatcatgtattatattatcacactaaggctggtgggagtcatatcatgtattatattataactaagactggtgggagtcatatcatgtattatattatcaaactTAGattggtgggagtcatatcatgtattatattataactTAGACTGGTGAgagtcatatcatgtagtatCTTATCACACTAAGGCTGGGTCACATGGTGGCCAGTGTTTCTAATCCATTGTGGTTGACTTATAGAGTTTCACTACCTAAAGTCACACAGACGTAGGACAGTGCAGTGAGAAGACACAGGTACATTAGAGTTGAGGTTAGAAGTAGAAGTTACTGTATCTGACCACAAGTGTTTAAAGATGTCAGAGGGAGTCAATGAAATCTCAGATAGATTTGAAGACGATGAGCCTGATGCAGTGAAGAACACAGACATTGATGACCAAAATTATTCCAACGTAAGAGCCTTCAAGTCCAGTCCAAGAGATGGAGTTGTTGTTTCAGGTAAgattgcacaaacacacacacacacatacacacacatacatacacatacacacacacacacacacacaaacaaataacacacacaatacactacaGGTGAGATAACCTGTAGTACTCTAGCTTTATTTGTCTCAATCCTGGATGAAACAGTAAAACACATTACCAAAGATCTTTAATCATTTGTGATTCAGTACATGTTCAGTGGTGGAAGAGACCCTCTGGAGttgctgcagtgtgtctggggctgctgtgtgttctcctactggctgggaccataggcctgtctgtctactgtaagtTTAGTATGTTGTCACTGAGACTTAAGTAGGCTACTTAATCATACTTACTCATTAATGGTGTTTTAGTTACATGTTTGATAAACTGTTCCATTTTACAGATGGAGACATTGGTCACCAGCTACAGTCCAGTTACAACATCCTGACTAAAGAgatagaccagctacagacctgttacaacaacctgactaaggagagagaccagctacagaccagttacaacaacctgactaaagagagagaccagctacagaccagttacaacaacctgactaaagagagagaccagctacagtccagttacaacaacctgactaaagagagagaccagctacagtccagttacaacaacctgactaaagatagagaccagctacagactgagagagatttTCTTAGTGGGAGGTCTACCAATCTCAGTGAGTAAACCTACAGTAACTTATTAACATTAATCCTTCACACCTTATCGTGTGTCTGTATTCTTTCATTAAGTATCCAGTGTGGTAAGATGAAGGAAATTCATGTTTTCATCTTGTAGAACAAACCTGTCCTGAAGGCTGGCAGAAGTTTGAATCCAGTTGGTACTTCCTGTCTACTGAGACTAAAACCtggaaggagagcagagaggactgtctggagagaggagcagacctggtgatcATAAACAGCGATAAGGAacaggtgagtgagagagagagagcgagagagtgagaggggagagagagagagagagaagatatggGTGTGCAAGGGGTATAtgcatatttatttatctttctcaACAACAGGAGTTTCTCTTCAAACTCAAGAAGAGAGTatggattggtctgactgactctgtcactgAGGCGACCTGGAGATGGGTGGACGGCAccccactgaccaccccaaggtaatatactactgctctaataacactgaccaccccaaggtaatatattactgttataataacactgaccaacccaaggtaatatactactgctataataacactgaccaacacaaggtaatatactactgttataataacactgaccaacccaaggtaatatattactgttataataacactgaccaccccaaggtaatatactactgttataataacactgaccaacccaaggtaatacactactgttataataacactgaccaacccaaggtaatatattactgctataataacactgaccaacccaaggtaagagactactgttataataacactgaccaccccaatgtaatatactactgctctaataacactgaccaacccaaggtaatatattactgttataataacactgaccaacccaaggtaatacactactgttataataacactgaccacagtGTAAGGAGAAGGACCAATTCTCTGTGTTGTTCATACTCTAGGT encodes:
- the LOC118941536 gene encoding C-type lectin domain family 4 member M-like, whose protein sequence is MSEGVNEISDRFEDDEPDAVKNTDIDDQNYSNVRAFKSSPRDGVVVSVHVQWWKRPSGVAAVCLGLLCVLLLAGTIGLSVYYGDIGHQLQSSYNILTKEIDQLQTCYNNLTKERDQLQTSYNNLTKERDQLQTSYNNLTKERDQLQSSYNNLTKERDQLQSSYNNLTKDRDQLQTERDFLSGRSTNLKQTCPEGWQKFESSWYFLSTETKTWKESREDCLERGADLVIINSDKEQEFLFKLKKRVWIGLTDSVTEATWRWVDGTPLTTPRYWSPNQPDNGDGNPEYEPNRSGKRPFLVAAVFLGLLCVQLAGIIGLSVYCEFVSKFIDYHLVVRRAGY